A window of Bos mutus isolate GX-2022 chromosome 3, NWIPB_WYAK_1.1, whole genome shotgun sequence genomic DNA:
TTTCTCTTCACTCAGAACACGACTGATACCTGACCTTGATCATAAGCTTCCTCAACTAACCAGCAAATTCTCTTAATATTTCTTAGTTCAAGTTTAACCTcttactttcttttccttaacaGTTGTATACCACTAAAAGTtaatcagtgttttgttttttttgaaactcttctggtggtccagtggttaggactctgctttcattGCTGGGACCTtgattcagtctctggttggacagagccaaaaaaaaaaaaaagttaatcagctttttgtgaaaaaaaatctggaagttTTTTGACAAATTTCTGATGTGTGGATGATAATCCTTCCCAGTACTTGAATTGGTTACATATGTGTCTCCTAGctttgaaagttattttctttaaagcaaTTTCCAGTGCCTTCAGTTGAATTTCCTAGGACATGACAATCTTCTGTGTATATGATAATTGTTCCAGGTGTACAtcatagtggtggtggtttagtcgctaagtcgtgtccgacccttgcgaccccatggactgtagcctgccaggctcctgtgtccatgggattctccaggcgagaatactggagtgggttgccatttccttctccaggggatctttctgacccaggaatcaaatccgggtctcctgccttttaggcagattctttacccactgagcttccagtcttttaaaaatacattttaagtgacAGGAATgcaaatataagttaaatataattAAGTGTGATGTAAATAACTCAACTGAATAATGGTCAGTTTAACAGATACCTTctaatagcattgaaacatgtatattatcatatgtgaaacagatcgccagtccaggttcgttgcatgagacagggtgctcagggctggtgtgctgggacgatcgtgagggatgggatgaggagggaggtgggaggggggttcaggatggggaacacatgtatgcccatggctgattcatgtcaatgtttggcaaaaaccactacaatattgtaaagtatttagcctccaattaaagtaaatttaaaaaaaagataccttCTATATATAGTCAGGTTTCTATATCGCAGGCCATAAGAGACATAGCACAAGTGTCTTCAGGTTTTCATTGTAAGATCCATCCCTGATTTCAGAAATGTTTAAATGTGAGAAAACAGATGGAGATCTGAGGAATAAGTGGGGTTAGTCAGGCAAAAGAGCAAGAGGGGAAATGTATTGGATGGAGGAGAGGCCATATGCAAAATTACTTGGAAGCAAAAGAGATTGGGGCATGTTGGAAGACTGAAAATTTTGAGTGTGACCAGAATCTAGAGTGAACAAGATAGATAGCTTGGGAGATAGAAAAAGAGCACTTATTTCCATGTTATGGGGTCATGGGGTCATGGCAGCGTTGACTTCTCCTGGGCAGTGCCTTCTGAGCTAGGCCTTGGGGTGAGTGGGTGTTCACGGGGGAATGGTGAAAATGGGAAGGGTATGAAAGGCATAAGCCAACATGTTGACATAATTTCACATTGGGCTCTAAATAGGAGCATCGTAAAGTCTTACCCTTTTCTGACCCACAGTTCAGTTTTTTCTCACCCTTAGGCTAATGAATTCATCAGAGCAAATGCCACCAACAAACTGACTGTCATAGCTGAGCAAATCGAACATTTGCAAGAACAAGCCAGAAAGGTAAGTAGTAGCTTTTTGGtaagctttcattttcttcatttagtcCACAGGATTGACTGAACTTGCTCATAATCAGTGTAACTTAACTTGTTTCGGTACCTCCTAGAAATATAGAAGTGTTGAGCAAAATAGGATAAGCCCAAGAGGTTAAGTATAAGGTTTTTCACTGGGCGAAAGCTCAGTGAGGTAAAAAGCATCTAAAGGGGAAAATTTGTTTTCAGTTATAAAAGAAATGTACTTACCACTAAAAAActgggaagaaatttaaaaaccacCCAAAGCCAGTAGTACTTGACATTTTGAAATATAAGTTTTCCAAAGGCATTTTTATAGCATAGTCGCATAATGTAGTCTAATTTTTCTCTTCAGTGTCATCTGGATCTCAGTCATGATTCACTGATGTGAGGGAGCAAGACCCTCAGCATGGAACAGGTTCCAGCTTTCGGGTGGGATGCTCACTGAGTATGAGTGCTGTTTGCTCTCATATCCGATTggctctgtctctgtggatttcaGGTTTTGGAAGATGCTCGTAGGGATGCTGACTTGCACCATGTGGCTTGTAATATGGTGAAAAAGCCGGGCAGCATCTACTACCTTTATAAACGGGAGAGTGGCCAGCAGTATTTCTCCATTATTTCTCCAGAGGTAAGAACATTTAATTGTTGCTACAGAAACCTACTCCTGTCTTTAAGAAATTCTtggtgtattgtgtgtgtgtgtgcgcacgtatGTGTTATGTGTGAGAAAATGTAGGCATAGGAGTTGGTAAGTGATTTTCTAGAAAACTAGAGGTGGCATGAGCCCAGAGGTGACTGAAAAATATATGCACTTAAATTATTTCACAATCATTATCTCTGTTCAGGGAGGTACCTGATGTGTAATGCAGTGCCTGTCAAGGATGATTCTGACTGGTCTGAAGtgaaaagccaaaaaaagaaaattgtggtATAATTAGGAAATGGACTCAACTTCTGTACCTCCCGCCCTGATCGGAACGGCCTCCTTTGCCTTCTCTAGGAATGGGGGACGAGTCGTCCACATGACTTCCTTGGTGCCTACAAGCTACAGCACGACCTGTCCTGGACTCCGTATGAGGACATTGAGAAGCAGGATGCTAAAATCAGTGTCATGAGCAAGTTGCTAAGCCAGCCAGTGGCTCTGCCTCCAAGCACTGAATCCAACTTCCCGGGGTTCAGGTCCACTGAGAGTGGACTCTGACACAGGCTGTCAGGACATGGACCTCTCACCTCCTTGTTGCCCCAACTTCTGCCCTGGTGGGAGGTAGCAAGAGAGACGAAAGCATGTGggtgaatcatgaacttctttGAAGGCGATCCTGTGTGAATGGAAACGCTGTTGTTATTACTTTATGTGGGATGGTAGAATCATATCAGTCTCTCCTGGGATCCTCTCTGGGTCACATGTACCCAACCAGTCAGTTTCAGAGGACCATCCAGTGTACTTTGCTTCTCCTTTATCTCCATCTATTCTCTCACGGGTTAGAGCATTAAAGAAGGAAAGTTCTCTTCCTGCAAAAAAGGCTGGCGAGTCATTTTCCAGAAACACTGTTAACAGTCTTTTGTAACTAGAAGTGTTTAAGATTGGGCTTGAGGCTATTTAATAGTTTGTGTAACTCTAGCTTCAAATTCATCTGGGAAGCAGAATATTGGGTACTGGAGGATGATAAACGGCCTGGCTTGGCTAGCGATAGTGTGTAAttccggtgtgtgtgtgtgtgtgtgcactaagttgcaacagtcgtgtctgactctgccgccccatggactgttgctgctgctgctgctaagtcgcgtcagtcgtgtccgactctgtgcgaccccgtagacggaagcccagcaggctcccccgtccctgggattctccagtcaagaacactggagtgggttgccatttccttctccaatacttgaaagtgaaaagtgaaagtgaagcaatTGATAaggtctggcttacttcaccctaCTCCCTACATTGACCACTAGGTGGTGCCATTGTGATTTCCTGGTTAAGCTGGTTACCAAGTTCAGAGAAAGGAGCATTGTGAAGTTATTTTGGAGGTAGCATCTCCTAGAGGAACTAATACCCAGTGATTATATACAGTAACCATTTTTCatttacccatccatccacccatccataaGTAAATAATACTTAGTTACTAAGTATTAAGTGCCTTCTAGCTTCAAGATTCTGGAGAATGACACAGCTGAGTAAGACAGGCCCCTGTTTCCAGGAAGCTCACAGTCTAGTTGGGGAGAAAGTAACTCAGCCATCACAACATAGTATAAAAAGGGCTATGATGGAAGTACACATGGAATGTCATGGCGCACCAAGGAGAGCTACCTAACTCAGCTTAGAGAACCTAAGAAGACTTGGAGGAGCTGACACCTGCTTGGGAACTGAGAAACAAGAGTTAGAGCTTATCTGGAGGGTACCAACTGTCCTCTCTATGGAAAGGCTGTCTTTCGGGGTAGGGGGAGGGTTCATTTTTGGATAGAATTTATTTGTGAATAAACAAAGGAATATCCACTTAACAAGCCACATCAACCAAAATAATCCTGCCAATCACGGGTGGACTGAGACATCTCCTGACCAGAACAGTTTTACTTCTAACAGCTAGGAGATAGGTAGATGAATAGGATGATAAACAATTCTAGATAAAAAAAATTGCACGTGAGGGACGTTGACAAGAAGTAATATAACATTTGGGGAATTGGAGCTAGTTTAAAGTGAAGAGTATTGGCTGAGGGGTATGAGAAAAGAGCTAATTGAAGGATTGGGGATAGGGAGTTGATAAAATTGACCTTTTTAGAAATCTCATtttgacaacagaggatgagtggaGGCAAAACCTCTGTGAGCCTTCATCCCAGTCCAGGCAAGAGATATTGGAGGTCTGGATTAAGATGGTGATGGAATGAGAAGTGCTGTATTTTATCAATCGTAAGATGTACTTTTCTTCCTCCACATTTAATCTCTTGAGACCTGGATGCTTCTAGAAGTCAGTGGTAGGTCATTGTTTAAgtggcagcatttttttttctttcttatagctACATGAAATAATCGTGTGTCTTAACAATGGATGTCATCTTAGGCTTGATGAAGTGTGGCATTTAAAAAGTACAGTAGATCACCATCTTGTTAACTGGTACCGTGTGGCaaaaagaatggaaggaaagaatCTTAGATAATGCTTGCATTTCTTGCTTGAGTGTGTGGATGGTAGGAATCCACTCCCTgataattttccaaaataattagCAATCTGTATTTGCCTCAATAATCCACCCAGCTGGCCCTACTTAGGTTCACCGAGTATGAGTAACAACTGACTGTGCCTCCCATTCTCCTGTGAGGGCTCtagaaggagggaaaggaggcCTGACTGTGTCCTTGGCTTCTAAGTTATCAGTCCACAAGCACTGAGATCACTGGTGGTAGAGATTCAGAGATGATAAATACTGTTTGGTGAGCTCTTTTTCTGCCAGGCATAGCCATTGTCTGATTTAATCTTTATATAATCACCATCTATAAGGTATTATacgacttctctggtggctcagaggttaaagcgtctgtcggcaatgcgggaaaccctgggttcgatccctgggtcaggaagatcccctggagaaggaaatggcaacccactccagtattcctgcctggagaatcccatggacggaggagcctggtgggctacagtccatggggtcgcagagtcggacacgactgagcgccttcactcaCTCATAAGGTATTATATAGTGTTCCTATTTTACAGAGCTGGGTCATCTCAGAGATAAGCACCTGACCTGTGATTATACAGGTACAAAGTGCTAGAGGTCAGGTTCTAACATTCCTGTTTAGTTCCCATCTATAAGCTGTTCTGGCTGATTAAGACAGTCCTAGAAGATTTCTTCATAGAAGTgtgaagaaataaatacagaagTGACAGAGTAACGTGTGTAGGGGATACTATGGAAGTAGTTCACTTGAGTAGTGATGAACATGCAGAGGGCATATATCAAAGTCTGAGGAAATTAAGTAACTTAGCTAAGGTCACACAACTTAAGAATAATTGAGCCCACACTTCTAGTATGAAAGCCCATGTGCAGAACCCCCACACACAAGATGAGGTGCATCTTCCCTAAAGAACCTGGAGCTTGGGAGGAAGGAGACTGAATGCTTGGAGTAACTGGACTTCTGTAGTCCAAGCAGCATTCGATTCGTGGACTACTCCCTTTTTAAAAGCTTTGTTCTTCATTTTGATTTGGAACATTACCATCTTCCACTTTACCCCCTGCATCTTTCTTGTCTCATGACACTAATAGTTCGGACAGCTCTGAGGCTGAGTCCTTggtcctcttttctttctctgctagGTGATCTAATCATTTCCCTTGGCTTTAAACGCCACCCACATGCTGCTGACTCACATGTGTGTCTCCTATCCTGATCTCTCCCTGAGTTTCATGCAGACTTAATTTATCCAACAGTCTCACTTGATGTCATTACAAACCTAACGTGTCCAAAATGGAAGTCTTGAGTTACACCCCAAGGCCGTTTTGTCACCGGTCCTTCTGTTTCCATCAGCACCTGTGTCACACTGCTGTTGAGACCCAAAACCCAAGTCATCCTGTTCTTCCCACACCAGTCAGCAAGTCTCAGCTCTGTCTTCAAAATATATCCCACTCTGACTGCTGCTCAGCGCCTCCACCCCTACCCTCTTGGTCCAAGCTGCCAGCATCTCTGGCCTGGATGGATGCAGTAACCTCCTCAAGTGCCTTCTGCCTCTGTTCTCACCCTCCTTCAGTCCATTTCCACAGAGGCTGTTGTCATCATCCTTTAAAAGCATATCAGGTTATAATACTTCTATAAAAAACGACCTCCACGTTTCTCTTTACACTTAGAATAAAGTCCAGACTCTTGCCGCCTCAATTTGGACTAGCCAGAAGCACATGTTCCCCCATTCCTGTTCTCTACTTCTGTGAGATCCAGaatgagaggaagggagaaactTCTGCCAGTTCGAGAGGAGGGTTTTTATTAGATCTCCCTACTTCCTCTCCCCCTTCTGAAGGAAGCCTTGGGGATGTCCGGGGTAACAGATGCATGATCATGTCCTtagaatgatgatgatgatggttgaGCTTCTGTCCTGTGCTGAGCattatttaatatgtttattatttgtatttttatttaatataaattataagcTTATTGTCACAgcaatcccattttacagataaggaaataggTTCAGGAAACCAAAGTAACTTGTTCAGATGTACACCTCTGTTAATGCTAGAGCTGGGATGTAAATCTGGTTAAAAGTCAAGGCCAGTATTATGATCATTAtgtgacagtttttattttgccACTTTAATGGTTCATGTTGCctgggaaaatgaagagaaatataaatgacaGAAAGAAGCTGACCTGACACTTGGGCTTAGACTTGTAGCACAGCTTTACTTGCCTCCATCCTGGATCTCCAGTTTAGTTTCTCAAATACCTTAGGTGTGACTTTAGTGTTAAACTGTTCAATTCTTAGAACCACTAACTAGTAATGGTAAAATTGACTAATGCCCATTTCCTCTTCTGGAGAATGGGAATGCTAATACTAACATTAGAGGCATTTGAAAAAACCCAGTAAGATGACTATAATGTCTGTAAAGCATTGAGAACAGTGCCCAGTGGCTAGCAGCCACTCAGGACAGGCTAGATCCTattcttctcttccctctccagGCTGCCAGGTGAGGCAAGGGGTCACCTGACCTGACTCCACCCCTTCTCTCGCATATTCTGTGTGGCCCTGGAAGCTCTTGctgcagtgacttagcaacagGGTAGAGAATGTGGGGCAGTATTAGAAGTAGTGCTTGGGATCCTCTGGAACACTAACAGGTGTCTGTGGCACATACTCGTCCAGTTACGGAACCTGGATACCTCAGAGgggctctttcctcctccctctcactCTTCTGCTGTCTTGGCATTCCCTCTCGCAGGGGCTCCTGGTCAGGCTACTTCTTGGTCCTGTCTGCTGCTGTCTAACAAGATGTCTTTGCTCCAGCACCACAGCCCCAGCTCATAAGGTGTTTAAGAGAGCCTTCCTCCACAATGGCTGCCAGGATAATCTTTCTAAATCAACTTGACCTTGTCATTTCCCtacttaaaatgtacaatttttcAGGACTGAGTGTAGATTACTCGGCTTGTCATTGATCCAACAAATACTGAGGCTGGGGGCGGGAGGGTACTGTATGCCTAGCATTCATACAGGCTCAAAGATACAGCAGTGATCCAAGCAGAGCCGAAGCCCTGCCCACGAGGAGGGGCCTTATATTCCAGGGGCCCTTCACAGGCTGGACCCCCAGCGTCTCTTTACAGCTTTACCTACCCCCAGCTCCCCGCCTACCTCCCATGCACCGTGCACACGCTCGtctcttcacctgctgagccttTGCACATTCGTCGTGTTACACTAGTCCACTCCTCCCAGATCCCTCCATTCCACCACCCGCCTACCCGTGCTGCCGCTTCAAGACCTCGGGCTCCCCTGCAAAATGAGGCCCCTCTTCATGCCAACTAAAGCCCTGttgcccctcccctgcctcttgGGGATTGTGAGCTAAGAGCCAGGGGTGAGAGGCTTAGGTCGGCAGCTCCCGCTTGCCTTGGCTGGCCCCTCCACCGCACAGGAAGCGGGGGGAGGAGTGTGGGCCCCCACCCCACGTAAGAATGTCTGGTCCCCAGGTAAGCATCCGCAGCAGCACGTGCCTCCTCCACGTGCTGTCagcggtgggggcggggagcaggggTGGCAGGAGTGGGGAAAGAGCTGTCCTGACGTGTTGGCGCCCAGCCCCGGCTTGGTCTCTTCTGTGTTTTCACCTGGGCATCTTCGCCGTTGCTGCCATCCCGCAGGGCGCGAGGAATAGCGGAGAGGGAGGGACGAGGAGGAGCACGCTGATGTCTTCAGCTTGGACGGACCACCGTCAGGAGGAGGCCGGTTCTCTGTTGGGCTGTTGGCCTCTAGGGTAGCGGGTGGAGTGGGGTGGCCGCGGGGAGGCAGGTCGTTTCTCACACAAGTGGCTGTGCCCGTGGCTCACTGCCTGCCCGCGGGAAGTGTCACCCGGAGCGTTCTCGCACCAATGCTGCCGGGTTCCTGCGCACGGAACCCACCCCGCTGTCCTTGCTTTTCCCTAGAAAGCCCCGAGTCATACGCAACCCTCCCTACTCCTTTCAGGAGCAGCCGCAGCGTCTGCCGTTCCGGCTCGCTCACCTCGTTCTCCTCACCAGTTTCATGgctgatttccttttcttcagccTCTCCCCTTGAGACCACCCTCCACTCGCAACCCACATCTGAGCAAGACACCCTCCTACACCCTCTTACTAAATAAACATTACTGCCTAGTCACAGCGGCAATGCAAGATCACACCAGCTATCACAATGGTGTCCTCCCTGCCGGCTCTGCCTCCAGGCGCCCCTCTCCTTGGGATCCAGCCTCACTGTGCTTTCCTTCTTGCAATTTCCTTTGCCAAGAAGCTGCCCTCGCCACCGCCCCGCCCTCCCGCTACCACCCACCCCTTTTGTTTATGCTTATAGAGTCGTAAATATCCTGTTGGTGGAGCCTTCCCCTGCCCCCCTCACAGACTTAGTCTTCCTGAACACACTCAGCAACCGGACAAACCTTTGTCCAATAATATTCGTCACACCGCCATCACTGTCCCTGCACACATCTGCCTCCCCGACCAGATTCCCAGCCTCCTGAGGGTGCTCTGTGTGCCCGGAACATGCAGGCCGGGCGCAGGGCAAATCagcaaacacattttaaagtgaataatGGAAGATCATAAGCATCAGGTAGATGCTTGGGTGTGTTGAAGAGGCTGGATTGTTCGTTTGAGAAGGCTTCTCATGGGACAGACTGGACAGGCTTTGAGGGACTGAGTGCAGGGAGAGGATCCCAGGCAAGCACCAGAGTGCTCTATTAATTTAACAATCACCGAACAACTTCTGTTGTCAGGCCTCATGCTGGGCACCGGGGATCTCGGTCGGCACTCAAGTTCCTTTCCCTGTACTAGAGAAGGAAGACTACATAGGCGGTGCCAATACAGAGTGCCAACTGTCACACGGTGAGCAAGGAGATGTGGCAGTGCAGAGGAGGAGCACCTCAAGACTTGAGGGCGCGCCAGGCTTCCCAAAGAGGACCACCACCCAACCCGAGACCAGAAGGGGGCAGAGAAGGGCTCGAGGGGTGATGCAGAAAGGACTTGCATATCAGATGAAGGAGCTGAGCTCCATCCTGAGGGTGCTGGGAGCCACTGATGACCTCCAAGCAGCTGGGGAGCGACACAAGCTAGTCCTGCCGGCCACTGCTGGGCAAGGCCTCGGCTCTGATCCCTCCTCTGAGCCCCCTGACAGGCAGGACCCCTCCTCTATGCTCCCTCAGCAGCCTTGTGACCTCTTCCTTTCTGTGCAGGGTTGAAGCCTCTGCCAGACCAGGTTTTTGAGAGACAAGACCAGGTTTTAATCTTTTTTGTCCCAAGacaaaatgtttgctgaatgaatggactgttcttttttttctctaaatttcacCAGCCCTTACTCTCAGGTCCATATCCTTTCATACCTGGAGCCTATACATTATGCTGCAGATGGCTTTTAATTGGGAAAAAGGAGGCCCAATTCCAATCCCGGCTCCGCCATTTACTGGGACAAATTGTTTAACTGTCCTgaaacctcagtttctccacctgtaaGATGAGTTATCACCATGAACAGTCTGTAAGTCTCCACATGCATGCATGAGTCTTCTTTTCCTGAATAGACTGTAAGTTGTATGGTCCAGGCAGGTACCAAGGACTTTCCTCAGCACCTGGCTTGATCTGAGCTTacaacaaatacaaaaatgatCAGTCCTGTTGGTTGGTAGACAGCAGAGTACACAGGAAAGAACCCTTAAGGTGAAGTTGGAAGTCTTGTTCTGCCAGTTCTAGTGTGACCTTGAATGAGGTTCTTCTCCTCTCTGAGTCTTTGCTTTACCTGGCAGACCTCACAGGGCCATTGGAAACGGCAGAAATGAACATGCTTTGTGAATGAACAAGATAATCTGGTAGACAATTAATTGAACATTAATTAAACGGTGAAGCAGTATAGATGAGGTATGTCTCATAACTGTTGGACATACCCCAGGTATCTCTGCAGAGAGGCAGAGATGCTAGGATGCTAATCTTCCAGGCAACAGTAGGCTAGACTGGAATAGAGGTGTTTGGTCTTGCCAGCTGAGCCCTGAGACTCAGGACAGACCAGGAGGGAAGGGTTGACAGGGAGGGAACATAACTCTAGTCCTTTGCTCCCCTTCCCATCCCAGATTTGTCTGGCTAGCATTGCTTCCTGTCTTACATTTTAAGGGAATCTGGCATGACAAGGTCTCAGGAGTCCCAGTGGCTTTGGGATTATTATAGCTACTGATACCCCTTGGTGAATAAAGCTGGCCTATGGGAGCAGTTAGTTCTGCTGTGCTGCCTGATAAACTTTTAGCTCTAAACTCCAAGTCTGGCCCCCTCTCACCCTATGCATCTTGGCAGCAGTATTTATGGGAAAGGACCATGACTTGTCTTAGCTCT
This region includes:
- the C3H1orf50 gene encoding uncharacterized protein C1orf50 homolog isoform X1, whose translation is MEDTATPGGTQGVTENQGVLSAAGRGGALVELTPNPGGLALVSPYHTHRAGDPLDLVALAEQVQKANEFIRANATNKLTVIAEQIEHLQEQARKVLEDARRDADLHHVACNMVKKPGSIYYLYKRESGQQYFSIISPEEWGTSRPHDFLGAYKLQHDLSWTPYEDIEKQDAKISVMSKLLSQPVALPPSTESNFPGFRSTESGL
- the C3H1orf50 gene encoding uncharacterized protein C1orf50 homolog isoform X2, with translation MEDTATPGGTQGVTENQGVLSAAGALVELTPNPGGLALVSPYHTHRAGDPLDLVALAEQVQKANEFIRANATNKLTVIAEQIEHLQEQARKVLEDARRDADLHHVACNMVKKPGSIYYLYKRESGQQYFSIISPEEWGTSRPHDFLGAYKLQHDLSWTPYEDIEKQDAKISVMSKLLSQPVALPPSTESNFPGFRSTESGL